One segment of Urocitellus parryii isolate mUroPar1 chromosome 5, mUroPar1.hap1, whole genome shotgun sequence DNA contains the following:
- the LOC113190318 gene encoding uncharacterized protein LOC113190318 produces the protein MNKFKGPVTFKDVTVEFTKEEWKLLTPAQRTLYKDVMLENYNHLVSVGYRVSKPNLVFKLKQGKEPWVLEVEFPRRHRPEELWNDHGAKYQKSQAGNSRIGELTKHQKTHNQEETYECNICGKSFCQKSALTVHRHTHYKNKSYECEKCGKSFSINEDLIKHQKIHTRDKTYECKECKKIFYHLSSLSRHLRTHAGEKPYECNQCEKSFYQKPHLTEHQKTHTGEKPFECTECGKFFYVKAYLMVHQKTHTGEKPFECKECGKNFSQKSHLTVHQRTHTGEKPYKCKECGKFFSRNSHLKTHQRTHTGEKPYECKECGKCFYQKSALTVHQRTHTGEKPFECNKCGKNFYYKSDLTKHQRKHTGEKPYECTECGKSFSVNSVLRLHQRTHTGEKPYECKECGKSFSQKSHFTIHQRKHTGEKPYECQECGDTFIQKSQLNAHQKTHTRKGKADK, from the exons GGACCAGTGACATTTAAGGATGTTACTGTGGAATTCACCAAGGAGGAGTGGAAATTACTGACTCCTGCTCAGAGGACCCTGTACAAGGATGTCATGCTGGAGAACTACAATCACCTGGTCTCAGTGG gTTATCGTGTGAGTAAGCCAAATCTGGTCTTCAAATTGAAGCAAGGAAAAGAGCCATGGGTATTGGAAGTAGAATTTCCACGTCGGCATCGTCCTG AAGAACTATGGAATGACCATGGGGCAAAGTACCAGAAAAGTCAAGCTGGAAATTCAAG GATCGGAGAACTCACAAAACATCAGAAAACTCATAACCAGGAGGAAACTTATGAATGTAACATATGCGGAAAATCCTTCTGCCAAAAGTCTGCCCTCACAGTGCATCGACATACACATTACAAGAACAAATCCTATGAATGTGAAAAATGTGGGAAATCTTTCTCTATAAATGAAGACCTcataaaacatcagaaaattcaCACCAGAGATAAAACCTATGAATGTAAAGAATGTAAGAAAATTTTCTACCACCTATCATCTCTTAGTAGACATCTGAGAACCCATGCAGGGgagaaaccttatgaatgtaaTCAGTGTGAAAAATCTTTCTATCAGAAACCACACCTCACAGAAcatcagaaaacacacacagggGAGAAACCCTTTGAGTGTACTGAATGTGGGAAGTTCTTCTATGTGAAGGCATACCTCATGGTACATCAGAAAACACATACAGGGGAAAAACCTTTTgagtgtaaggaatgtgggaaaaacTTTTCTCAGAAGTCACACCTCACAGTACATCAAAGAACACACACAGGGGAGAAACCATataaatgtaaggaatgtgggaaattCTTTTCGAGAAATTCACACCTCAAAACTCATCAGAGGACTCACACAGGAGAAAAACCttatgaatgtaaggaatgtggtaAATGCTTCTACCAGAAGTCAGCCCTCACAGTACATCAGCGAACTCATACAGGGGAAAAACCCTTTGAATGTAATAAATGTGGTAAAAACTTTTACTATAAATCAGACCTCACtaaacatcaaagaaaacacacaggagagaaaccctatgaatgcaCAGAGTGTGGTAAATCATTCTCTGTGAATTCAGTCCTCAGATTACATCAAAGGACTCAtacaggagagaaaccctatgaatgcaAGGAATGTGGGAAATCCTTTTCTCAGAAGTCACATTTTACCATACATCAGAGAAAGCACACAGGGGAGAAACCCTATGAGTGTCAAGAATGTGGGGACACCTTTATCCAGAAGTCACAACTCAATGCACATCAGAAGACACATACACGGAAGGGAAAAGCTGACAAATAG